The Halomonas sp. 'Soap Lake #6' genomic sequence GTGGCTAAGCGGCAGGCAAAGTGCGCCAGCCACTACTAATGCCATGCCAATGCCATCCCAACCATCCAGCACGCGATTACCCAGCAGCGCAATGGAGACCAACGGCACTAGCACCACCGGCAGCGCCCGAGCGATGGGGTAAAGCACACTGACTTCACCTCGGGCATAGGCCCAGGCTAAGCCGCCCATATAGAGCATTTGGCACAGTCCAGAAAGCGCCAGCCAGCCCCAGAAGGCAGTTGGCAGCGCGCTCAACGATGGCCCCAACCATAACAGCGGAATAAGCACTGCCCCACCTGCACCGTAGGCCAAGGAAAACGCTCCCAACGAAGGTGCATTGCGTTTCCCCAGTACGTTCCACCCGGCATGCATACATACTGAAACCAGCACTAATGTTAAGGCGGCTGGGCTCAAGGACGCTCTCCCTGTTGAAGACGACGGTTAATGGCCTCGACCACGCCGGGCAATTCGGCAATGGTGGCAATGCAGTAGTGCGGTTGTGAGGAAGCAAACTGGGCAGCCACACGCTCATGGGCAGCTAGGCGCTCTGCCTCGCTAAGCGCCTGATACTGATCAAAGGTTAACCCAAGGGCATTGCCCGAGCAGGTAAGCGCAACTGTCCACATACCGGCACTGCGCCCTTCAAGAATGCCCGGTGTGGTGTCGTCGACTTTCACACAGGCGGCTACATCGCTAATGCCCAAGGCAATCACATTGGCCAGCGCCTGGGCAGGATGCGGGCGGCCATTGGGCACGTCATCGGTGGCCACCACATGATCCAGTTGCAAGCCGTTGGCCGCTGCCAGGGAGACGACTTTTTCCATCACCACTGCGGGGTAGCCAGAACATGAACCAACCTTGAGCCCCTGGGCACGCAGCGTGACTAAGGTGTCGAGTGCGCCGGGAATAACCGCCGAGTGGTCAGCAATTTTGGCAATCTGCAACGGCATAAAACGCTCGTAAAGCACCGTAACATCGTTATCTGTTGGCGTATGGCCTACCGCTTCCGCAAAACGTGCGGCGATAGCCGGTTGATTGCACAGGGTACGGATATGGTCCCACTTACCCATCCCCATGGGGCCCCGGGCTTCTTCTAAACTAATCGCCACACCAAGCTCGGCAAAGGCCTCAACAAAGATCTGGGTCGGCGCAAAGGAACCAAAATCAACCAGCGTGCCTGCCCAGTCGCTGATAACCGCTTGAAGGTGCTGAGGAGATTGATACTGCATTAGGCACTCCCTGATTGTGAAGATAGGTCAGCAATAAGAGAAATACCCATCTCGGTTAGCGCCTCTTGAATGGCACTGATCAGTTGTGCAATTACCGTAATGCCTAGCTGACCAATACAACCGATGCGAAAGCTTTCTACCTCGGTCAACTTGCCGGGGTAGATTAAAAATCCACGCGCCTTTAGTGCCGCGTAGAAGGCGCCAAACTCAAAGGCAGGATCAGTAGGGCTCAAAAACGTGGTGATAATAGGCGATAGCCATTCGTCTTCCAGCAGCGTGCTAAATCCTAACGCTCGCATGCCTTTTACCAGCGCATCTCGATTGCGGGTATAGCGTGCGCAGCGCCCTGCTACTCCGCCCTCTTCCCGATGTTGGGCAAGCGCTGCCTGAAAGGCGACGACACTGTGAGTAGGAGGGGTGAAGCGCCATTGACCGGTGCGCTCCATATATTCCCACTGGGCATATAAATCCAGGCTCAGCGAATGGGCCCGCCCCTTACCTGCTTCAAGCAGTGTTCGGCGGAGGATCACAAAACCAAAGCCCGGCACACCTTCGATGCACTTATTGGAGGAGGAGATGAGTACGTCGATGGGCGTCTGTACCACGCTGATCGGCACGCCACCAAACGAGCTCATGGCGTCCACTATTAGCGTCTTACCTGCGGCATGTACCACATCAGCAATTGCCTCTAAGGGGTTCAAAATGCCCGAGCTGGTTTCGCAGTGGACCAAAAATATCGATGTAATCTCTGGATATTGCTCCAGTAGCGCCGCCACTTCATTAGGCTGGGGTGGCAGGTAGTCACCTTTATCTAACGTGATATAGGCACGCCCCATGGTATCTAGCAGCTGAGCGGCGCGCTTACCGTAAGCACCATTCATCAGCACCAGCACTTTGCCATCCGGTTCGGTAGCGCAAGCCAGCGCACTCTCAACGGCAAAGGTACCACTGCCCTGCATCGGTACACAGGCGTACTCATCGCTTGGCGCTTCCGCCATAGCAAGCAGTTGAGTGCGAATACTGGCGGTGACCTGGTTAAAGTCTTCATCCCAGGAGCCCCAGTCACGCATCATCGCCGCTTTGGTAGCATGGGAGGTAGTTAGTGGCCCTGGGGTTAATAGATAGGGCTCTTTTACGTCATGAATTACGTTGTCAATCATTTGGTCTATACCAGATATTAACCGCAGGTTAGCCGTTAGCACAGCGGCTGTCTATGTATCGCCTATCCCGCTTGGCGCCAGCGCTGGGCGTTATTTAATAGAACATGGGTAAGTGCAGCATGAAGCAGTTTAACCACCAAGGATGTCAGGAATATCAGCACCGCCATGGCCGCCGCACTGGCAAAGTAGCCCGCCTCGTCCAAGTGCAGCACCGCCACCGAGGCAAGCCGTGTATCACTGTTATAGAGAAACACCACCGCTGAAACCGTTGTCATTGCATTGACGAACAGGTACACCGAAATATCCAGCACGGCGGGCAGTGACACCGGCAGTGTCACCCGGCTGAATGTGGTCCAAAACGGTACTTTTAATGAAGCCCCTACCGCTTCAAACTCGGGGTCGAGTTGTTTCAGCGCGGTAATCGAGGTGAGATGACACACCGTATAAAAGTGCACCAGCGTATTGAGCACTAAAATCGCCATGGTGCCGTACAGCCAGTTAAGGGGGTTGCCTGTCTGATTGAAGAAGAAGATATAGGCCAGCCCCAAGACCATGCCAGGAACAGCCATGGGCAGCATGGCCATAAAGTGTAGCCCTTGGCGCAGCGGGCGGTAGCCTTCGCTCTTTTCAATTAACCAGGCGTTAAAGAAAATCACCAGTGTGCCGATCAGTGCCACACTAAAGGCCAGCTTCAGTGAGTTAAACCACGCCCCCCAGCCACCGCCGCCTAAGCCTTGAAAGGTATAGTGCTGCAGCGTAAATGACAGGTTGTAGGGCCAGAACTGTATCATTGAGGCATACACTGCCGTACCGATCACCAGCAAAATAATACCGGCCACGCTGTAGCACAGTAGCGCAAAAATCCAGTCCCGCACGGGGCTTGGAGTGGGCTGCCAAGGTACCGCCCGAGCCGAAAGTTGGGCGACTTGGCGGCGCTGTATCCAACGGTCAACGATAAACGAGAGCACCGCAGGCAGCAGAAGAATCACGCTGACCACTGCGCCCATTTGGAAGTTCTGCTGGCCCACTACTTGGCGGTATACGTCGGTGGCTAACACGCTGAACTGGCCGCCGATAATTTTAGGCACGCCAAAATCGGTAATCGCCAATGTAAACACTACAAACAAGCAGGAAATTAGCCCATAGCGAACACCAGGTAGGGTAATCGTTAAAAACGTCCGCCACTTTGGTGTACCCAGCGCTTCGGCCGCTTCGTAGAGCCGTGCATCGCTATTGGTCAGCGCAGTGGTCAGCAGCATTAATGCGTGAGGAAAAATCCAGAAGCTCATGCCCATCACAATGCCGATCGGCCCATAAATCGAGTGGCCAGCCAGAACATCGCGCAAAAACCCTTGATTGCCGAATAGGTAAACCAAACTGATAGCAGGTAGCAGCGACGGTGCCAAAATAGGCAGAATCGCTAGCATACGAAATAGTCGCTTGCCCGGCATGCAGGTACGGGTAATGCCATAGGCGCATAGAAACGCCAAGCTCACCACGCTGACCGTGGCCATCAATGCCACACTCAACGAGTTGGCGATGGAGTTAACCAGCGCGGGGGTTTGAAAATAGCGAGTGAAGTTAGCAAGACCAATAAAGTCGCCGCTGCGATCCTGAACACTTTTGACCAGCATCGCGAATAGCGGAAACAGCAGCCCCACCACCAGCAGTGCAACGCCTGCGAGCAATACCAGCAAACGGATTAACGCCTCAGGTGAAACAGTCATGCCACGCCTTGGCAAAGACTTGGGAAAAGTCTTGGGCAAAGAGCTGTCCGTCATAGGGTATTACTCCCCGCCGGATAGAGTCGTGCTGCCTCAGCCGGTAGCTGAATACCCAACGTCTGCCCCATATGAAGACCTAAGGTGGTACTGTCACGGCTGGGCACATCAGCCAGCAGTGTTTGAGTAGCGCCTGCTAGCTGCAGGGTAACGCGCTGAAAAGCGCCCAGGAACTCAATGCCAATGACCTCGCCCGCCAGTCCTCCCACTTGGCGTGTTAACGCAACCGCTTCCGGGCGCACCGCTAACCATGCAGCCTCCCCTACTGGCAAACTATGGGGCTGGCAAGTTAAGCGCACTGCTGCGAGCGTCACTTGCTCAGCGCTGTGTACCGCCACATCGAGGAAGTTCATGGTGCCGATAAACGATGCCACAAAGGCACTGGCAGGCTGGTGGTAAATCTCCGCAGGGGTACCCACTTGCTCAATCACACCATGATTCATCACCACAATGCGGTCGGCCATCGTCAGCGCTTCTTCCTGATCGTGGGTGACCATAATGGTGGTCACGCCCAGACGTGCCTGGAGCGCTTTAATCTGGCTGCGCAAATGACCGCGCACTCTGGCATCCAGTGCCGAGAGCGGCTCGTCAAGCAGCAACAAACCTGGCTCTGTGGCTAGTGCCCTTGCCAACGCGACCCGCTGCTGTTGACCGCCGGAAAGCGCTGCCGGGTACTTCTGTTCGCTACCGCTGAGGTTGACCAGCGCTAGTAGCTCGGCCACCCGGGTATTGATACGCGCCCGATCTACCCGGCGGTTACGCAGCCCATAAGCGACGTTGTTAAACACTGTTAGGTTGGGGAACAGCGCATAAGATTGAAATACAATGCCGAAATCCCGTGCCTGGGGCGGCAGTGTGGAGATATCGTTGCCGCGCTGGACCAGCGTGCCGGATGTTTGGCGGGCAAGCCCGGCGATGGTGCGCAGTAGAGTGGTTTTACCGCAGCCGGAGGGTCCTAAAAAGCACACAAACTCCCCTTCTTTAATCGTCAGGGAAATATTGTCCAGGGCGGTAAAGCTGCCAAAACACTTGGTCACCGCTTCAATGCATAAATGCGGCGTTGTCTGGGTCATCACCGTCGGCGAGTCCGCCGTCAGCAGCGAGGTTATAGTGGTTTGCATAACATCTCCAAGCCCCGGCATTTAAGCCGGGGCAACTAATCGCGAATCTCGGCTTACTGCTCGGTTTTGCCGTCATAGCGGCGCTGCCATTCGGCCAGCACGCGCTCGCGGTTAACCGCTGCCCACTGGAAGTCAGCGTCGATCATGCGATCGGTAATATCGGAGGGGTAGTTTTCGATCGGCTGTGCCACACCTGGGTAGGCCACCACCGCATAGCCTTCGTTATAAAGCTCGTTGGCATCCCGGGAGACAATCCAATCCATCAGGGTTTGTGCGGCGTCGAGTTTATTCGTGCCCTCCACAATAGCGGCGGCTTCCATGTCCCACCCCAGACCTTCTTCAGGGAAGACAACTTCGATCGGTGCACCCTGTGATTTCAAACGTGCTGCGCGGAAGGCAAAGGACACACCAATTACCGCTTCACCGGTGGCAGCCAGGCTGCAAGGTGCTGAGCCAGAGTGGGTATAGCGAGCGATATTGTTATGCAGGCGATCCATATAGTCCCAGCCCTGCTCTTCACCCCACAGCTGCAACCAGCTGGCCACATCCAGGTAGCCGGTGCCGGACGAATTGGGGTTGGGCATGATCACATGGCCGGCATATTCAGGCTGGGTCAGATCTTCCCAGGAAGTCGGCATCGGCACGCCATGGCGCTCGCCCTCAATAGTGTTGTAACAAATAGCAGCTACCCAGGCGTCCATACCTACCCAGGCGGGGTCTTCACCATCCTGATAGGCTGGGTCGACAAACTTAGTGTCTAAGTTATCCACGCCTTCAGGCGCGTAGCGCGCCAGCATTTCCTCTTCTTCCAGCACCAGCAGGCTAGTGGCGGCCAGGCCCCAGATCACGTCGGCTTGAGGATTATTTTTTTCCGCCAGCAAGCGAGCGGTAATCACGCCGGTAGAGTCGCGCACCCAGTTAATTTTGATATCTGGATGTGCGGCGTTAAAACGCTCGGCGTATTTTTGTAGGTCATCTGACTCAACAGCGGTGTAAACCGTCAACTCTGTGGCATGAGCAGCGCTAGAAAGTACTAGGGCAACAGCGCCTGCAACGATCTTAGGTTGGAAAAAGCGATGAAAAGTAGGCATGGCGGTCTTCCGATGGCTTGGTATAGACCAGAAGTTTGCCGCCATTAAGTGACAGTGCGATGACGCTTGTTTGAACGATTTTTTAAGTTGTGATGTACGCGCTTCAAAACCCGCTTATCAAAATAACCCAGTTACTGCTGGCCAGAGAGTTCCACGCTAATACACAGCGAATCGTGCAACCAGTGCTCCTCATCAAATTCAATGGGGTGCTGCTGATCATCTAAAATAGCACGGCAAATGTTTAGCCCTGCGGTGCCAGGTGCAACAAATAGCTCTTCAGCATCCACTGGCGCAAGCGCTTCAGACACCATACGGATGGAGCGATTGGCTAAATGGTGGCCCCAACGCCCACGCAACAGCCCCCATAGCGACTGGTCGCTATAGATGTCTAATAGCTCAGGGGCGCGCTCCGGCACCACCCATAGCGACTCCACTAATACTGCTCGGTTATCCACATAGCGGCGACGGCGGATATGGTGAAACGGTTGGTCATCCGGTAGCCCCAGGGCACGTGCAGCGGGAAGATGCAGGCGTGTTTCCATGCCCAACACGACAGTATACGGCTGCCGTCCCTGGGCCCGTACATAGTCATTAAAACCTGCATCCCGAGTGGGGTCGTAAACCAAACGCGCAGGCGAAACAAACCAGCCGCGCCTGTTACTGCGGTGAATAAGGCCCTCGCCCTCAAGTTGTGCCAGCGCCTGCCTGAGGGTCACGCGGGTAGTAGCAAAACGTTCGGCCAGCGCGCGTTCAGCGGGTAACTTTCGTTCCCCCAGGGCAGTATTTTGATCGATCAGATAGCGCAGCTGTTCGGTTAACTGTAAGTAGTAGGCATCAGGCATGTACCGATTTTCCTGGCGAGGCGTTGGGTGGCGAAACGCCTGATGGCGCTGATGTTCGCCAGTCTAAGCGCCGCCATCCTTCAACGCTAGCCACCTCAGCTAATACCGGGTCTGGGTTTACCGCTACAGGGCAGTCGACGTATTGCAGTAACGGTAAATCATTGCGGGAATCTGAGTAAAAGGTGGTGTGGCTGGGGGTGATTTTCTGTTCAGCGAGCCACTGCTGAAGACGCAGCACCTTACCACCGCGATAAGAGAAGATACCTTCGCTTTGGCCGGTATAGCGCGCTTCTTCGTTAACGCCACGCTCTATACTAAGCTCTACCGCCAGCACGTGCTCAATCCCTAAGGTAGCCGCAATAGGCGCTACCAAGTGGCGCGACGAAGCGGAAATCAACACCAGGGTGTCGCCAGCCTGACGGTGTGCTTCGATGCATACCCAGGCTTGTTCAAAAATACGCGGCTGCAGATGCGTGGCAACAAAGCGCTCAACTTCTTTGTTCACATCCGCCACCCGGCGACCACGCAGTGGTGCCAGGGTCATGGCAAGGTACTCTTCCAGCTTCAACTTGCCCGCATGATAGGCCTGTTGCATCTGCTCTGCGCGCGCCATAAACGTCTCGGCATCGCTAATCCAACCTTGCTCTATCATCCATAAATTCCAGCGATCGCTGCAGTCTCCATCCAGGAGGGTGTCATCAAGGTCAAACAGGGCCAGACGCATGGTAGCACTCCTATCTTCGCGGGTTGGCGGTGCGTAGGGTATGCTAAAGGTGATGACAGAAAGATGACGCTAGCTATGAGGGCCAGGTATTAGGTGGTAGGCGCTAACCACTGCGTCGCAAACGCATCCGCCGGTAATGGCCGGCCAAACCAGTAGCCTTGGGCTTGATTACAGCCCATTTCAGCCAGCAAGCGAGCCTGCTCTCCGGTTTCTACTCCTTCCGCTATGGTCTTCATCTCGAGAGCCTTCGCCATGGCAATGATCGTTTGCACAATAGTGCGATCATTTTTGTTATCAAGCATCTCGCGCACAAAGGAGATATCAATTTTTAGCGCATCGGCAGCGAAACGCCGCAAATAGGAGAGCGATGAATAGCCAGTGCCAAAATCGTCGATAGAGAGAGCATAACCCGCCTGGCGCATTGCCTGGGTAATGATGATCGCTTGATCAGGATCGCGCATAAAGTCACTCTCGGTAAGCTCCAGGGCAATCGCGCTGGGTGATACTCCAGCTGTCAGTTGCGCAATGTGGGCCGTGAGCTGTGGGTCAACAAACTGCTGGGCCGACATATTGATCGATAACCTTCCTGGCAACGGCGTGCCTCGGGACTGCCAAGTGATGAGCTGGCTGGCCGCTTCCGCTAGTATCCAATCACCTAACATACAAATCAGCCCGCGCTCTTCTGCCAGCGGGATAAACTCCCCTGGGCTTACCCAGCCCCACTCAGGATCGTGCCAGCGACATAATGCCTCGGCCCCCGTTAGCGCATGGCTGGCTAGGTCAACCTGCGGCTGAAAATAGAGCTCTAAGCGGCACTCAAGGATGGCGCGATGGAGTCGTTCGGTCATCCATTGACGGCGTTCCATAGACTGCCGCATAGCTAGAACGTAGGGGAAGCAGTTGGTATTTTCGCCTTTCTTGGCATGGTGCAGAGCGATACTAGCGGCGTTAAATAACTCACTAGCGTCAGGGATATGACTTGGATAGCAGGCAAATCCAATGCTGACATCTAAGTGAAATACACGATGCTCTAACTGGATAGGCTGCTGGATGACATCACATAACTGCTCGACGGTCGCCAACAACTGCTCTTCATCGTCCTTGGGCAACAGTAGTGCAAACTCGTCCCCAGATAGCCGAGCAACCGCATGTTGGACTAGCAGCTGTAAACGGCCAGCGACTGTTGCAAGCAGCTGGTCTCCCACGTAGTGCCCATGTAGGTCGTTAATCTCTTTAAATCGGCGTATATCTAATAATAGTAGTGACAGCGGGTGCCCTAATTGCATCGCCTCTTCACCCATGCTTGCGAGAAGCTCTATAAAGCGAATACGGTTGGGTAGCCCCGTAATACCATCGGTGTAAGCAAGGCGATACATATGCCGATGGTCGCGGCGACGTTCAAGCTCAGCCCCTGTTTGGGCCGCGACAATGCGCAGAATCTCGTTTTCAAAACCATCAAACTGCATTGCTTGACTGTGGAGTATGGCTAATAGGCCAATTGCTACACCACTTGAGTCAAATAGTGGCAGCCCCATATAGCTCTCAGCTCCCAGTTGACCAAGCAACTCATCTTTGGGAAAACGTGCTTGCACACCACAGGGATAAAGACAGGGCTCACGGCCAACAACTGTTTCACAGGGGGTTCCCGCCAAGGGGTAGGAAATGTTGGTTTGTAGACTTCCATTCGACCAGATGGCTAAGGTATCAGCCATATGTAACTCTGTGACAGACGCCACCAAGACGTGATCAACACACAACAAGCGGGCAAGTTGTTCCACCTGAACCGCAAAGAAATTAGGCGTACCGCTGTGTGCCAACCCTTCCGCTAGCTGGCGGAAGGTCTCCGCTGCGTCATTCCGTCTGTGCATTTGTGCACTCGCCTTTTCATTTTAATTATGGGGCACCCGGCACCGACTCAATAAAAGTCTAGAGACTTACAAAGCACAAACGGCTACCTTAACTCATCTGCACTATCCGTCTATGGCAATGCCAACACTTTCTGGGTATATGGTAAAATCCATAAAATACATCATGATGGCTGGTCACTACGCTTAAAAGTGCGCTAGGAGAGAACGTGATTAAACTTTCGACTAAGGATGAAGTACTCTACGTAACGCTTACAGAAGCACTTCCTAGTTTTCTAATCAGCGATTTTCTTAAGTGCCAGCGCTTACCATCGCTTCCCTCAGTCGCATTGCGCATACTTAAATTAACGCAATCTTCAGATGCGAGCATCAACGATTGTGCCAACACAATTGAGCATGATCCAGCATTAACGACTCGGCTAATATCACTATCAAACAGCGTTCATCACACTCGTTCCGCCCATCAGGCACAGACCTGTCTTGAGGCTATCCAGCGTTTGGGTCTCGATGCGACATTAACCGTCGTACTGAGCTTTAATCTGTTTAAGCATCCCAGTAAGGGGGCCAAGCATACAAAAATCTGGCAGCGATCAATCATGTCTGCGCTTATCGCACGCCAGCTGGCTGAGCAAGCGTGCCCGAAACAGGCAGGCAATGCTTTTACAGCGGCTCTCCTGCAGGACATAGGGATATTGGCGTTAAGCGTGACGTACCCTGAACACGCCGATGAACTATATATTGATAGTTCAATACCGCATGCCCTCCTCATCGAAGAAGAGAAACGTTTCTTTGGTTGTGACCACACTCTCATTGGGGCTTGGCTTGCCGCAAAATGGGGTATCCCAACGGCTATGGTTAACGCGATTCGCTTTAGCCATGACAGTTATACAACTGGGAGCCTTATGGAAATGTGTGTACGCATCTCTGGGCCTATAGCGGATGCTTGTTTTTCAACTACTCCCGAAGAGCAGCTTGCCACTCTCATGCATGATTTAAACACCATGGTCGGTATTCCCTCCTTCTCGCTTAAACACGTGTTGCAAGAAGTTCAGCCTAAAATGGAGCTCATCGCCAAAACACTGATGATGGACACCCCATTAACTATTGATCCCCAAGAGCTACTTGAAAGTGCGCAACAGCTCTTGCTAAACCATACACTCTTACTCAATAGTCGCAGAGAAACTCAGCACAAAGCATTAAATACACTACGCCAAAGGTATGGCGCTCAGGATAGGTTTAGCAACGACACCGCATTCAACAAGCTCGGCCTCCCACCCAATACCAAATCTTAATCCGCCGCGACCAGAGCAGCATGCACTTTATCAAGCGCTCTGGTCACAGCGACCATAACCAGGTTACCGGTTCATCGCCTGAGGTAGGTAGAGGGCGATCTCGGGAAAGATATGCATAAGTGCAATAGCCAATGCCATTAGCAGAAAGAAAGGCAGCGTCGCCTTAGTGATAGTAAAAATATCCTTACCTGTTAGCCCCTGAATAACAAACAGATTAAAGCCTACTGGTGGGGTTATCTGCGACATTTCGACAACGATAACCAAGTAAATACCGAACCAAATCAGGTCGAACCCAGCGGCACTGACAACCGGCATAATAATGGCGGTAACCAGCAGGATCAGTGAAATACCGTCAAGAAAGCAGCCCATGATGAGCAACAGTAACGTTAACGCTATTAACAGCATGGTAGGCGAAAGTCCCATTTCTCCAATAGAGCGTGCTAGCTGCATTGGTACTTGGGTAAAGCCCATGGCTGAGGTAAGAAACGAGGCACCGGCAATAATAAACGCAATCATGCATGCAGTGCGCACAGCGGCAAACAGCGAGCTGGTAAATACCTCGCGGTTAAAGTGACCATTGAAATACGCGATCACCATGGAGAGTACAACACCCACCGCAGCTGCTTCCGTAGGTGAGGCAAGCCCACCATAAATTGTTACGATAATCCC encodes the following:
- a CDS encoding UTRA domain-containing protein; the encoded protein is MPDAYYLQLTEQLRYLIDQNTALGERKLPAERALAERFATTRVTLRQALAQLEGEGLIHRSNRRGWFVSPARLVYDPTRDAGFNDYVRAQGRQPYTVVLGMETRLHLPAARALGLPDDQPFHHIRRRRYVDNRAVLVESLWVVPERAPELLDIYSDQSLWGLLRGRWGHHLANRSIRMVSEALAPVDAEELFVAPGTAGLNICRAILDDQQHPIEFDEEHWLHDSLCISVELSGQQ
- a CDS encoding putative 2-aminoethylphosphonate ABC transporter permease subunit, encoding MTVSPEALIRLLVLLAGVALLVVGLLFPLFAMLVKSVQDRSGDFIGLANFTRYFQTPALVNSIANSLSVALMATVSVVSLAFLCAYGITRTCMPGKRLFRMLAILPILAPSLLPAISLVYLFGNQGFLRDVLAGHSIYGPIGIVMGMSFWIFPHALMLLTTALTNSDARLYEAAEALGTPKWRTFLTITLPGVRYGLISCLFVVFTLAITDFGVPKIIGGQFSVLATDVYRQVVGQQNFQMGAVVSVILLLPAVLSFIVDRWIQRRQVAQLSARAVPWQPTPSPVRDWIFALLCYSVAGIILLVIGTAVYASMIQFWPYNLSFTLQHYTFQGLGGGGWGAWFNSLKLAFSVALIGTLVIFFNAWLIEKSEGYRPLRQGLHFMAMLPMAVPGMVLGLAYIFFFNQTGNPLNWLYGTMAILVLNTLVHFYTVCHLTSITALKQLDPEFEAVGASLKVPFWTTFSRVTLPVSLPAVLDISVYLFVNAMTTVSAVVFLYNSDTRLASVAVLHLDEAGYFASAAAMAVLIFLTSLVVKLLHAALTHVLLNNAQRWRQAG
- a CDS encoding HAD family hydrolase, giving the protein MRLALFDLDDTLLDGDCSDRWNLWMIEQGWISDAETFMARAEQMQQAYHAGKLKLEEYLAMTLAPLRGRRVADVNKEVERFVATHLQPRIFEQAWVCIEAHRQAGDTLVLISASSRHLVAPIAATLGIEHVLAVELSIERGVNEEARYTGQSEGIFSYRGGKVLRLQQWLAEQKITPSHTTFYSDSRNDLPLLQYVDCPVAVNPDPVLAEVASVEGWRRLDWRTSAPSGVSPPNASPGKSVHA
- a CDS encoding 2-aminoethylphosphonate--pyruvate transaminase, coding for MIDNVIHDVKEPYLLTPGPLTTSHATKAAMMRDWGSWDEDFNQVTASIRTQLLAMAEAPSDEYACVPMQGSGTFAVESALACATEPDGKVLVLMNGAYGKRAAQLLDTMGRAYITLDKGDYLPPQPNEVAALLEQYPEITSIFLVHCETSSGILNPLEAIADVVHAAGKTLIVDAMSSFGGVPISVVQTPIDVLISSSNKCIEGVPGFGFVILRRTLLEAGKGRAHSLSLDLYAQWEYMERTGQWRFTPPTHSVVAFQAALAQHREEGGVAGRCARYTRNRDALVKGMRALGFSTLLEDEWLSPIITTFLSPTDPAFEFGAFYAALKARGFLIYPGKLTEVESFRIGCIGQLGITVIAQLISAIQEALTEMGISLIADLSSQSGSA
- a CDS encoding putative 2-aminoethylphosphonate ABC transporter substrate-binding protein → MPTFHRFFQPKIVAGAVALVLSSAAHATELTVYTAVESDDLQKYAERFNAAHPDIKINWVRDSTGVITARLLAEKNNPQADVIWGLAATSLLVLEEEEMLARYAPEGVDNLDTKFVDPAYQDGEDPAWVGMDAWVAAICYNTIEGERHGVPMPTSWEDLTQPEYAGHVIMPNPNSSGTGYLDVASWLQLWGEEQGWDYMDRLHNNIARYTHSGSAPCSLAATGEAVIGVSFAFRAARLKSQGAPIEVVFPEEGLGWDMEAAAIVEGTNKLDAAQTLMDWIVSRDANELYNEGYAVVAYPGVAQPIENYPSDITDRMIDADFQWAAVNRERVLAEWQRRYDGKTEQ
- the phnX gene encoding phosphonoacetaldehyde hydrolase, with translation MQYQSPQHLQAVISDWAGTLVDFGSFAPTQIFVEAFAELGVAISLEEARGPMGMGKWDHIRTLCNQPAIAARFAEAVGHTPTDNDVTVLYERFMPLQIAKIADHSAVIPGALDTLVTLRAQGLKVGSCSGYPAVVMEKVVSLAAANGLQLDHVVATDDVPNGRPHPAQALANVIALGISDVAACVKVDDTTPGILEGRSAGMWTVALTCSGNALGLTFDQYQALSEAERLAAHERVAAQFASSQPHYCIATIAELPGVVEAINRRLQQGERP
- a CDS encoding putative 2-aminoethylphosphonate ABC transporter ATP-binding protein is translated as MQTTITSLLTADSPTVMTQTTPHLCIEAVTKCFGSFTALDNISLTIKEGEFVCFLGPSGCGKTTLLRTIAGLARQTSGTLVQRGNDISTLPPQARDFGIVFQSYALFPNLTVFNNVAYGLRNRRVDRARINTRVAELLALVNLSGSEQKYPAALSGGQQQRVALARALATEPGLLLLDEPLSALDARVRGHLRSQIKALQARLGVTTIMVTHDQEEALTMADRIVVMNHGVIEQVGTPAEIYHQPASAFVASFIGTMNFLDVAVHSAEQVTLAAVRLTCQPHSLPVGEAAWLAVRPEAVALTRQVGGLAGEVIGIEFLGAFQRVTLQLAGATQTLLADVPSRDSTTLGLHMGQTLGIQLPAEAARLYPAGSNTL
- a CDS encoding HDOD domain-containing protein, with translation MIKLSTKDEVLYVTLTEALPSFLISDFLKCQRLPSLPSVALRILKLTQSSDASINDCANTIEHDPALTTRLISLSNSVHHTRSAHQAQTCLEAIQRLGLDATLTVVLSFNLFKHPSKGAKHTKIWQRSIMSALIARQLAEQACPKQAGNAFTAALLQDIGILALSVTYPEHADELYIDSSIPHALLIEEEKRFFGCDHTLIGAWLAAKWGIPTAMVNAIRFSHDSYTTGSLMEMCVRISGPIADACFSTTPEEQLATLMHDLNTMVGIPSFSLKHVLQEVQPKMELIAKTLMMDTPLTIDPQELLESAQQLLLNHTLLLNSRRETQHKALNTLRQRYGAQDRFSNDTAFNKLGLPPNTKS
- a CDS encoding putative bifunctional diguanylate cyclase/phosphodiesterase — its product is MHRRNDAAETFRQLAEGLAHSGTPNFFAVQVEQLARLLCVDHVLVASVTELHMADTLAIWSNGSLQTNISYPLAGTPCETVVGREPCLYPCGVQARFPKDELLGQLGAESYMGLPLFDSSGVAIGLLAILHSQAMQFDGFENEILRIVAAQTGAELERRRDHRHMYRLAYTDGITGLPNRIRFIELLASMGEEAMQLGHPLSLLLLDIRRFKEINDLHGHYVGDQLLATVAGRLQLLVQHAVARLSGDEFALLLPKDDEEQLLATVEQLCDVIQQPIQLEHRVFHLDVSIGFACYPSHIPDASELFNAASIALHHAKKGENTNCFPYVLAMRQSMERRQWMTERLHRAILECRLELYFQPQVDLASHALTGAEALCRWHDPEWGWVSPGEFIPLAEERGLICMLGDWILAEAASQLITWQSRGTPLPGRLSINMSAQQFVDPQLTAHIAQLTAGVSPSAIALELTESDFMRDPDQAIIITQAMRQAGYALSIDDFGTGYSSLSYLRRFAADALKIDISFVREMLDNKNDRTIVQTIIAMAKALEMKTIAEGVETGEQARLLAEMGCNQAQGYWFGRPLPADAFATQWLAPTT